The following coding sequences are from one Leptolyngbya sp. NIES-3755 window:
- a CDS encoding polysaccharide export protein (similar to AA sequence:cyanobase_aa:LBDG_21290) produces the protein MKAFKRFAFRLGLALSMTATQSLAVLAQSPMLPSRALPVLEPQPPEPDNAPVDSRYKLGAGDLVRLDMFDVPELTFEPRYTVLLDGTLNLPWIGGISVQGLTLAQASEQLKERYKKYVQNPVITVSLIAPRPLKVGIIGAVNRPGSYIVNTIGSEITQSSLSQRSTAESGSQWPTVSKAIQTAGGIAQLANIREIEVRRPQTDGTTEKIKVDLWKYLQAGELSQDIPLQDGDTIFVPAATAIDPTQANQVALSNFSPEQIQVNVVGEVTRPGGVAVRPNSTLMQAVLAAGGITPGRGNRAKVELVRLLPDGKVDRREFKFDVTRGLDENSNPAIHQNDVIIVNRSSTAKVSDLLGSIVSPITGAFGLLRLLIGN, from the coding sequence ATGAAAGCTTTCAAACGTTTTGCATTTCGGTTGGGTCTTGCTCTCAGCATGACGGCTACTCAATCTTTAGCGGTGTTGGCACAGTCTCCAATGCTTCCTTCTCGTGCTCTACCTGTATTAGAGCCGCAACCGCCCGAACCGGACAATGCACCGGTTGATAGTCGCTACAAGCTCGGTGCTGGAGATTTAGTCCGGCTAGATATGTTTGATGTTCCTGAGTTGACGTTTGAGCCGCGATATACCGTGCTACTCGATGGAACGCTGAATTTACCTTGGATTGGTGGCATTTCAGTGCAAGGATTGACGCTGGCTCAAGCTTCTGAACAACTGAAAGAGCGCTATAAAAAGTATGTGCAAAATCCGGTAATTACAGTGAGCTTGATTGCACCGCGCCCGTTGAAGGTTGGGATTATCGGAGCGGTGAATCGTCCAGGGTCTTACATTGTCAATACGATCGGGAGCGAGATCACACAATCGAGTCTGAGTCAGCGGAGTACCGCAGAAAGTGGGAGTCAATGGCCCACCGTCTCTAAAGCGATTCAAACAGCGGGTGGAATTGCACAGTTAGCAAACATTCGTGAAATCGAGGTGCGCCGTCCTCAAACCGATGGCACAACTGAGAAAATCAAAGTGGATTTGTGGAAGTATTTGCAAGCAGGTGAACTATCGCAGGATATTCCGCTGCAAGACGGCGATACGATTTTTGTTCCGGCTGCAACCGCGATCGATCCAACTCAAGCGAATCAAGTGGCTCTGAGCAATTTCTCTCCTGAGCAGATTCAGGTCAATGTCGTCGGTGAAGTGACTCGACCGGGTGGCGTTGCTGTTCGTCCAAATTCCACTTTAATGCAGGCTGTTCTGGCAGCGGGCGGAATCACACCCGGACGAGGAAATCGCGCCAAGGTAGAACTGGTTCGATTGTTACCAGATGGAAAGGTCGATCGACGAGAGTTCAAATTCGATGTGACACGCGGACTCGATGAAAACTCCAATCCTGCGATTCACCAGAATGATGTGATTATCGTCAATCGGAGCAGTACTGCAAAAGTTTCTGATCTCTTGGGATCGATCGTCAGTCCAATTACAGGAGCCTTTGGATTGTTGCGCTTGTTGATTGGGAACTAA
- a CDS encoding group 1 glycosyl transferase (similar to AA sequence:cyanobase_aa:LBDG_21300), whose protein sequence is MSYTQTSDRLVSSSLRRATTRDPNAPLRICHLSKYYPPQPGGIETHVRALATSQAELGAAVDVICVNASDEEGKEAKRTVTVEELDRNVRVIRLGRMGTVARFDIFTAFSEYFGVKGLSYDIAHLHAPNPAMALHWALSSSNIPLVVTHHSDIVKQKVLKQFVSPLLHHLYRHAAKILIASPTYLAGSDFLRPYRSQAQVLPFGIDLSLYRQPSATAIAYEKRLRFMHPGPIWLSVGRLVYYKALHVAISALRTVPGTLIIVGKGELADSLRQHAIDIGVSDRVVFKWQVSQDELIGAYRAATALWFPSNARSEAFGLVQVEAMASGCPVINAAIPNSGVTWVSRDGIEGFTVPINDPWALSDAANRLLREPHLRGKFSIASQARSLQFDQMLMAQESLRIYEQVIYQNNVQPVLV, encoded by the coding sequence ATGTCGTATACTCAAACCTCAGATCGTCTTGTCTCTTCCAGCCTTCGTAGAGCTACAACACGAGATCCCAATGCTCCACTGCGAATCTGTCATTTATCCAAGTACTATCCTCCGCAACCTGGAGGAATCGAAACACACGTCAGAGCATTAGCAACTTCGCAAGCGGAACTGGGTGCAGCAGTAGATGTCATCTGTGTGAATGCGTCTGATGAAGAAGGCAAAGAAGCCAAGCGAACGGTAACGGTTGAAGAACTCGATCGTAATGTGCGGGTGATTCGATTAGGACGGATGGGAACGGTTGCCCGATTTGATATTTTTACTGCATTTTCTGAGTACTTCGGAGTAAAAGGATTGAGTTATGACATTGCTCATCTCCATGCTCCCAATCCTGCAATGGCGCTTCACTGGGCATTATCAAGTTCTAATATTCCATTAGTGGTGACGCATCATAGCGACATCGTCAAGCAAAAAGTTCTCAAGCAGTTTGTAAGTCCATTGTTGCATCATCTCTATCGCCACGCTGCAAAAATTCTCATTGCTAGTCCAACCTATTTAGCAGGATCAGATTTCCTTCGCCCTTATCGTTCTCAGGCACAAGTCCTACCCTTTGGAATTGATCTCTCGCTCTATCGGCAACCGAGTGCAACCGCGATCGCTTACGAAAAACGTCTAAGATTTATGCACCCCGGTCCAATCTGGCTGTCTGTTGGACGCTTAGTTTATTATAAAGCTCTCCACGTGGCGATTTCAGCCCTTAGAACTGTTCCAGGAACATTGATCATTGTCGGGAAAGGAGAGCTTGCAGATTCACTCAGGCAACATGCGATCGACATCGGAGTCAGCGATCGTGTCGTGTTCAAATGGCAAGTCAGCCAGGATGAACTCATCGGAGCTTATCGAGCCGCAACTGCCCTTTGGTTTCCTTCAAATGCTCGGAGCGAAGCTTTTGGACTCGTGCAAGTGGAAGCAATGGCAAGTGGTTGTCCTGTGATTAATGCTGCAATTCCGAATAGTGGAGTGACTTGGGTGAGCCGAGATGGAATTGAAGGATTTACAGTTCCAATCAATGATCCGTGGGCATTATCAGATGCCGCAAATCGATTGTTACGGGAGCCGCATCTTCGAGGAAAATTCTCGATCGCATCTCAAGCTCGATCTTTACAGTTTGATCAAATGTTGATGGCTCAGGAAAGCTTACGGATCTATGAGCAAGTCATTTATCAAAATAATGTGCAACCTGTTTTAGTGTAG